One Malus domestica chromosome 11, GDT2T_hap1 genomic region harbors:
- the LOC103448682 gene encoding uncharacterized protein, whose translation MGLSGFFLICMLHSVIALICGAFMMFYSYEFSVFSHGHETASKLQGSTPHDRLLIRTADSFSGFLLFAIGFLLFMVAFVKDHKFQSFFAKGCVLLHISMAIWRVYFERNLEELAGDWPKHVAGDVTLALSWVLLLVYSWREKYD comes from the coding sequence ATGGGGTTATCTGGGTTTTTTCTAATATGCATGCTCCACTCTGTGATTGCTCTGATTTGTGGAGCTTTCATGATGTTCTACTCCTACGAATTCTCTGTGTTCAGCCATGGCCATGAGACAGCAAGCAAGCTCCAAGGGTCGACGCCTCACGACCGGCTTTTGATCCGAACAGCGGATTCCTTCTCCGGATTCCTTCTGTTTGCCATTGGATTCCTTCTGTTCATGGTTGCTTTTGTCAAAGACCATAAGTTCCAGAGCTTCTTTGCCAAGGGTTGCGTGTTGCTCCACATTTCCATGGCCATTTGGAGAGTTTACTTCGAGAGGAACCTCGAAGAGCTCGCCGGAGACTGGCCAAAACATGTCGCCGGTGACGTCACATTGGCGCTTTCATGGGTGTTACTTCTTGTGTACTCATGGAGGGAGAAGTATGATTAG
- the LOC103448680 gene encoding cytochrome c oxidase copper chaperone 2 yields the protein MGGLPAEYTSSALVLKGSQPNQGSAVTTPALDTKPKKKICCACPDTKKLRDECIVEHGQDACTKWIDAHLKCLRAEGFNV from the coding sequence ATGGGTGGACTGCCAGCGGAATATACTTCCTCTGCCTTGGTTTTGAAAGGGTCGCAGCCAAATCAAGGGTCAGCAGTCACTACTCCTGCCCTGGACACAAAGCCGAAGAAGAAGATATGCTGTGCTTGCCCGGATACTAAGAAGCTGCGAGATGAATGCATTGTGGAGCATGGTCAAGACGCTTGCACAAAATGGATCGATGCTCATCTCAAGTGCCTACGTGCAGAAGGCTTCAATGTTTGA